The following nucleotide sequence is from Phycisphaera sp..
AAACCGATGGCCGCGGGGATCGCCAGCGCGCTCGTGCTGGCCGCGCCCGCGACGGCGACCTTGGCCAGCGTGCCCAGCGAGCCCGCGCCCATGCCCACCACGAACGCCCGATCCATAAAGGTCATCGTCGCCTCGGCGTGGGGCAGCAGGGCCTCGACGTCGGCCACCGGGATATCTCGGAAGAGCTTCAGCCGCAGGCAATCCTCGCCGGTCAGTTGCGCGATGACCGCCAGCCGGGTATAGATCTCGATCTCGCGCTCGATGCGTTTCCAGGGCTTCTTCTTGTTGCGACGCACCAGCGTGATGGTGCCGCGCCCGCGCACGTGCAGCGAGAGCGAACGCACACGGTCGGGATTGATGCGCACGCGCAGCCCGTACGCCGTGCCCGCCTTGATGGCGGCCTTGATGCCGATGTCGCTCAGCGGCGTGAAGCTGGCCCGGTCGAACAGGTACTCCAGCGCGGCGTGCAGCTTCGGGTCGTCCGGCAGCGCGAGTGGGTTGGGCTCTGCCAGCGCGTCGAGGTCCGGATTGGCCGCCGCGTACAACCGATCGAGGTGGCGGTGCAACTCGCCGACTTCCTGGACGATCACGCGTTCGGAGGCCTTGCAGATCTTCTGGGCCCAGCCGGCCAGTTCGCCAAACCGCTCGGGATCGGCATCGATCGCGTTGACGATGGCCTCGATCCGCACGGGGA
It contains:
- a CDS encoding TMEM143 family protein, encoding MEPTAVPSLEELDDRFIPVRIEAIVNAIDADPERFGELAGWAQKICKASERVIVQEVGELHRHLDRLYAAANPDLDALAEPNPLALPDDPKLHAALEYLFDRASFTPLSDIGIKAAIKAGTAYGLRVRINPDRVRSLSLHVRGRGTITLVRRNKKKPWKRIEREIEIYTRLAVIAQLTGEDCLRLKLFRDIPVADVEALLPHAEATMTFMDRAFVVGMGAGSLGTLAKVAVAGAASTSALAIPAAIGFGGMAVRSFFGYRRKKKQRTSHRTEHLYDKNLANNAAVLHTLCRMIAHEEAKATIIAYAVLAARHDLEESERWPMAELGDRASAYLKERFKVPSQFDAETALSTLERLGLMEDAALTDPDKAHATVEAHWKTRDTTGHHLATIEARADEKMSKG